One stretch of Danio rerio strain Tuebingen ecotype United States chromosome 6, GRCz12tu, whole genome shotgun sequence DNA includes these proteins:
- the znf648 gene encoding uncharacterized protein znf648, giving the protein MAKMNNLWNTEAFTDNAYISKRSIRKILIRKRHYLPAENKISDPNNKINPVLPIEKNINASTSCVEEITVQELGSQISSTQFYIPAKYSEQCCGTDRELDEKEIETGSGSDPSSQLNHKDSEPTSIPHVKVKEEVDITKACGLAGIQPETEAEEDECDVEGNTDDTPKSPENQLLKSQLMFATMKKRGMEGDTENRPYKCTYCNWAFKKSSNLLSHIDTHRGLKPHVCDLCGKAYSHQGTLQQHKRLHTGERPYQCPFCEKSYIWSSDFRKHIRTHTGEKPYICEECGKDFVRSSDLRKHERNMHTNNKPFLCKHCGKTFNKPLSLHRHERTHLGERPFICPDCGKAFALASRMTEHRKIHSGVRPYTCTVCSKSFTKSSNLAEHLTVHSGVRPHKCSECGVAFAMASRLVRHQRIHKAEQSYPCQDCDLSFSHITALKKHQKKHTEGMIFVCGQCSKSFHQEFLLKEHMQSHADTETCIA; this is encoded by the coding sequence ATGGCCAAAATGAATAACCTGTGGAATACAGAAGCTTTTACAGACAATGCGTACATATCAAAACGAAGTATTAGGAAGATTCTTATCAGGAAGAGGCATTATCTGCCTGCGGAGAACAAGATTTCTGACcccaacaataaaataaatccgGTTCTACCTATTGAGAAGAACATTAATGCTTCAACTAGTTGTGTAGAAGAGATAACAGTACAAGAGTTGGGATCTCAAATTTCAAGCACTCAATTCTATATTCCTGCAAAATATTCTGAACAATGCTGTGGAACAGACAGAGAACTGGATGAAAAAGAAATAGAGACTGGGTCTGGATCTGACCCCAGTTCCCAACTGAACCACAAGGACTCAGAACCAACCAGCATCCCCCATGTGAAGGTAAAAGAGGAGGTAGACATCACTAAAGCATGTGGCCTGGCAGGAATTCAGCCAGAGACTGAGGCTGAGGAGGATGAATGCGATGTAGAGGGAAACACAGATGACACACCCAAATCTCCAGAGAATCAGCTTTTAAAAAGTCAATTAATGTTCGCCACCATGAAGAAACGAGGGATGGAGGGAGACACCGAAAATCGGCCATACAAGTGCACCTACTGCAACTGGGCTTTCAAAAAGTCCAGCAACCTGCTCAGCCACATCGATACACACCGAGGACTCAAACCGCATGTTTGTGACCTGTGTGGGAAAGCTTACTCGCACCAGGGGACTCTTCAACAGCACAAGCGGCTGCACACGGGCGAAAGGCCGTACCAGTGCCCTTTTTGTGAAAAAAGCTACATTTGGTCTTCTGATTTCCGCAAACACATCCGAAcgcacaccggagagaaaccgtataTCTGTGAGGAATGCGGCAAGGACTTTGTGAGATCTTCTGACTTGCGAAAACACGAGCGCAACATGCACACCAACAACAAGCCGTTTCTCTGCAAGCACTGTGGGAAAACTTTTAACAAACCATTGTCCCTTCACCGTCATGAGCGCACACATTTGGGCGAGAGGCCGTTCATCTGTCCAGACTGCGGGAAGGCGTTTGCATTAGCCAGTCGTATGACAGAGCACAGGAAGATTCACAGCGGCGTACGTCCCTACACCTGCACTGTTTGCTCCAAATCTTTCACCAAGTCCTCCAACCTCGCAGAGCATCTCACAGTCCACAGTGGAGTCCGACCACACAAGTGCTCAGAATGTGGAGTGGCATTCGCCATGGCATCCCGACTGGTGCGGCATCAGCGTATTCATAAAGCAGAGCAGTCCTATCCGTGCCAGGACTGTGATCTGTCATTCAGCCACATCACAGCACTCAAGAAGCATCAGAAGAAGCATACTGAAGGCATGATCTTCGTATGTGGACAGTGCAGTAAATCTTTCCACCAGGAATTCCTTCTCAAAGAACACATGCAGAGCCATGCAGACACTGAGACTTGCATTGCCTAA